The sequence caactccaacctgtaagcaactttaccaatcctctcagtgatctcataaggtcctatATATCTCTGACTTAGCTTGCCTCTCTTTCCAAACcgtaccacacctctccaaggcgacaatttcaaaaatacccaatcacccacATCATACACTCGATCAGTAGCATGTCGATCCGCTAAGCTcttctgtcgatcctgggctgctttcaggttagacttaatcacctgaatattttgagtagtctcatccacaatctctgggcctTCTAACACTTTTTCACCAACCTCagaccaacacaatggcgtacgacacgccctaccataaagtgcctcaaatggtgacataccaatgctcgaatgaaaactattattgtaggcaaattccatcaagtccAGGCAATCATGCCAGGAATCACCAAATTGTAACACTgacgatctcaacatatcctccaacgtctgaataatcctctctgattgcccatcagtttgaggatgataagcagtgctgtaaagcaatttcgtaccaagagcttcctgaaaagctacccaaaatttagaagtaaatcttgggtctcgatcagaaataatattcactggaactccatgatacttcacaatcttcgtgatgaacaacttagccaatttattcagatgATACTTTTCCCTTACTGGAATGAAGTgcgctgacttggtaagtcgatctacAATCACCCAAACACCATCGAATCCATTTCctgtacgaggaagcttatacacgaaatccatggttatattttcccatttccactggggaacgggaagtggctgcattcgcccaaaaggcttctttctttctactTTGACTTGCTGGCAAACAATACATTTACttacatattctgcaatttcccttttcatacccggccaataataaaatggtcgaatggtatgatacatcttagttcCTTCTgggtgcatcgcataagctgaacaatgcgcttcatccaaaatttccttatttaattcctcattattcggtacatacattctgttctcctgcataagcatgccatccgattctcgaatcctgaggtctttctttttcccttcatttcttaattgaaccatttcttgaatttcttcatccaccATCTGAGCTTTGAGTATACGATCaaccaaaactggcctgacttgaaaactagcaagaaaagcttcgCTTCGATCTTCCaactccaactttactccagttgCCCTCAATTCGGCAAGAAGGGGAACACGGCAAGCATATAAAGCATTGAGTCGACCTtaaggtttcctactcagtgcatcagctaccatattagcacgacccggatgatactcaatagtgcagtcataatcacttagcaatttcatccaccttcgctgacgaagattaagatcatgttgAGGAAATAGATACTGGAGACTCTtgtgatctgtgaagatcttacacttctcaccatataaataatgcctccaaatcttcaaagcaaagacaatggctgccaattcaagatcatgagtaggataatttCTTTCATGATTCTTCAACTGTCGAGAAGCATAGGCGATCACCTTATTATGTTGCattaaaacacatcccaaaccattcaaggaagcatcactgtaaatctcaaaattaccgctatcaagtaccaatactggagcatgagtgaggcaatatttcaattgctggaaactccgctcacaattctcatcccactcgaacttaacatccttcctggtcaacTTCGTTAACGacaaagcaatcatagaaaaatcctgaacaaaccgtcgataataacctgctaaaccaagaaaactttgtacttcagtgacggttcgaggttgttcccaattctccactgctgctatcttttgaggatctacttgaattccttgtgccgatacaacatgccccaaaaatgccacttcagtcaaccaaaactgacatttactgaacttggcatacaactgatgttccctcaatttctttaataccaagttaagatgtcgaatatgatctgctttagatttacagtataccagaatatcatcaataaaaaaaacaaatttatcaagttattgctggaatacctcgttcattagcctcatgaaagctgcaggcgcattagtcaacccaaatggcatcaccagaAATTCATAATGTCCGTAACGGGTTCTGAAAGTCGTCTTAGgtacatcttcatctttaatcttcaactgataataaccagatcttaaatcaatcttagagaataCACACGCACTTTTcagttgatcaaacaaatcatcgatacgaggcaatggataatggtttttaatcgttacccggttcaattgcttataatcaatgcataatctcagagttccatctttctttctcacaaataatactggagctccccaaggtgacgaactaggttgaatgaaacctttatcaagtaattcttgtaactgaattttcaattctctcaactcagctggagccattctatatggagtTAAAGATATAGGGTCTGTACCTGTAAGCAAATCGATAGAGAattccacatctctgtctggaGGCAATCCCGGCAAATCATCaggaaatacatcaggataatgcctgaccacaccaacttcttccacactgctaggaacaacatcatttaacaccacatgtgctaaaTATCCTTGGCAACCTTTCGATAATAACTTCCTTGCTCTTATGGTAGAAATAATgccatgtctcaccccacttctttcacccacaaaagtaacctcgggtagtccagggcgataaaaagtaactgatttctcataacaatcaatatgggcacgatgataatgcaaccaatctgctctgagaatcacatcaaaatccacaatatctaatggAATAAGATTAGCTAGCATAACTACGccctctaccatcactggacacccaagATACACATTATCAACGTAACACTTATCTTctctaggcatggcaaactctaaatcaaatcttaaaggtgaagggtgaggttgagtcatttgagcaaacgtatgagaaatcatagaatgcgtagcaccacaatcaatcaaaactctagcaaaatgatcAAGAACATTTAACGTACCATGATCAAATAtggatggttctgagcatcttgcagtgagatgtgattaacacgtccctgagcttgctgtcgtccaccacgacctctgttgCCTTGATTACCTCGCCCCTGAGGAGTACGTCCCTGGCCTGACTGATTAGACTACCTAAATGATCCTACACCACTAGCAGCAACCTCTCCCTGACGGGGCTGACTTCCCTGATGCCACTGAGATCCACCAGCTGGCatggaaaaataagaaaaataaccCCCAAGGTCTTGGGAATACCCCGTCTGAGAATAAGGATCTTGGGGATACTGATATGGTCCGGAAGCATAAGGAGCAGCATCACCCTGgtagtggtaagcaccaccacgacccgaCTGGCCATAACTGCCTGGTCCAAAGTTTTGCTGAATCggcgctggaggtggcatagtGGTCTGCTAAGGTCTCTGTTGACCCTGGGGACATTAAGAAGCCCGATGTCCCATTTGTCCACAAGTATAACAAGCACCACCACCTCTCATGCACTCACCATAATGACGAAAATTACAACGGCGGCACCACGGAGCAccagaaccaccagcaccaccggAATCCCTCTGCCTCTGAAATCTGGGTCCACCAGAAAATCTTCCACCACCTCTCATCGGGCCAGTAATACTATATCCTCCACTGGAAGAACTCGAACTTACTCCacttttcttaaaattctgcATCTTACGAGGTCCCGGAATGGGGATAcccttacctttatcatctttcttctgaccATCATTCTTGTCCTCGTCATCCTCACTGTCACTAGGAAGATTGTCGGAGTCCTCCATCCTAACCAAAATCTCGAAAACTCATGATAATCAGCGCAGGGAAGTGCACTGGTAAAAGTCCGCCATTTTCTCTTAGTTCCCAACTTGAAACGTCGAAGCATCTTTACCTGATTACCAGTTGTATCAGGGTCATAAtgagacaaatcagtaaacttcCTGTAGTATTCATGCGCTGACATATTGCTTTGCTTCAATCGAGTAAACTCCTGTTTCTTGCGATCAATGTACTCTGGAGGGACAaatcttttcttgaaattctctTTAAATACTTCACAATCAGCTGCCATTTCTGGGGACATAAACTGAGTTTGATTCCTCCACCAACCTGCCGGCTCtcgtcccaaaaaccaggtagtggtCTCAACCCACCTATTAGCAGGAAAGTTCCCCTGACTTTGCATCACCTGAAACgtcttctcaatatggtctaGCCATTTCTCTGCCCCCTCGTGACCCTCATTACCCATAAAACGATCCAATTTCAAATTGTACATAGTCTCCAAGGGTGTCCTCTGAGGAGGGGGAGGAGGACGAATTGCATTCTGAAAAGCCTGGGCCATTGCTTCCCCTAACTGAGTgatatcagggaaattaggtTCAGAAGTACGGCGGGAttccctacgaggcggcataattctgacagaaaacatcaaaagatcattagagcattaacaattatacaggactgcaacctaggctctgataccaaactgacacaccccgatcctagaatcaaggcgtgctggccgtcacgtgagcgtgacgtagccaaaagtgcgatacggaagcaagatataatagaaatatgaaggaatttaaaccaTCCACTAGCAGCAATAACCTACTAGCATAAAAGAGTgagttataaagtaaaacacacgaattcagagcgtaggtactaggtgcagtcaagtaggaccataattaaaagtacaacacccgcaggtgagtcctacatgcagaacgtctgtcagaacgccgaaaaAGACCTcatgagccaccaactgctaactagaacctggaggggcgcaaaacaaagatgagtgggtcagtaaaaccaaagattttccaaaaacatttcatttaaaacatttctaacccctcaccgtaaaacctgtatactttcccataatttattataaaaacataaatatatatatcatcaaaactcagccCACAATCTTTCAACGcttttcagaaagaatatgccatgccatgccaaaatataatatgaatgcatcgatataaatcaggtgaaataataaatcaaccggagaccctacagtggtcctgtacggctgattctctagctcaatatcccatgcagccggagtcaccacagtgacctatacggctctactctgcacgtcactcggaactacgtaaggtagtctgtacgatgaaaggtgttagaatacgctctagtacttctctcatcaatcatcggcgcgcataactaaggtcacccactagtcggaatcacatctagcgatctatacgactagcatgtcggaaccctcacatggtctgtacgacattcacctacttggatccaaggcgagcgtgcggtgtggtgaataatataagcactaacacctagggtgcaggttatgagctttcaatgcaattcacataaaataaatCGTATGAATAATGTAAAACTCACTTATGCGTCCACAGcgtcaattcatatatatatatgcatcaattatcaattcaaatatctcatcgattgcatgcatggcattttaaaacatattttcatataaatgcattttctgggaaaaacagtagtatataggtaatacgaaaacaaaactgcccactcactggtaagtcgatgggtcgtaatccccgtgacgtccctggatgcgctcgtcttcgggataggtgtcacctatatgcgaaacaactataaaaacgttaattaaaacacataaccaacaattcgaaataacttctcatacggtgctcaatttgggtatgtgaatataccacagtggcctactcgacgtcacggacgtcgacaattttttagaaaaatttttgggTTTGCCATGCACCCCCATGCGCCGTGGGTGGCACGGGCCTACGCACCCCCCACGCGCCCTTTTTCTTCCCCGCGTCGCCGGACTGAGTTTTCCGGTGACCGAAAAACTGGGAactttttaaaacccttgttctcattcgtttctcaaccgttttcttcgaattttatatcaatttgaagcccttaacatgtagaatcacaatggactagtttcaaggtctaaaatCCACTAGATTTTACCTAAGGGAGCACGATAATCCGGCCAATTTTGAAAGACTCCGTTCTCagtcctccgacgtccaaatgttaccaacgaagtaccccgaagctcgtgaggatgtccttaagctcactgtgagcttgaaattccctgaaatgTAAGATTTCacatgtgcatgaacagtgcacattttcggggttagggtttcacGACTACTccgagggtttcacttcctaaaactagtaccattcaactcagaACATCAAAAAGATGAAGAATCTTACCTTATTTGCTTCGATCCGCGAAGTTTTGAAGGTTTTTGTTCTTGTCCGTACTATTTCGAGAGTGAAAGAGAGAATGaacggagaagagagagagaggcacggggaaaagggaaggaaaggtggtcctgtgcgtgtgtgtggtccaaccaaAACCATACATACCAATTttaatccctaaccacacaaaatacaatccaaattaatccaacttaaattattttctccaaaagtttAAGGATGAATATTTagtccaaaaatatatatatgtcacacacacgtaccttaatacccgtcaagggtaattccgtcatttcacgttCCCGATATAAAAATTTCGGGATGGGCTGTGACACGAATACATAGACAGTCTAACACAAagattagatgcagccataaagtaaacGAAAAGATACTATGCTGTTGGAATATGGGTTGTTTCTGCTACTTCACTTTGTGAGACTACTGAATTGGTTTACAAGtgcttatatatgtatattattgaAGTACGGAATCTAACTTGATTGTTAATGCTTGTTTGCTACGTCTCAACGTCATGTGTCGATTCTGGACGTATCTTAAGGTCGGGGCATGACAACACCTTTtctcatatgtcaaatttgacagcaaaaaTTTCATGTCTATCCATGTAGGATTAAGGCATCAGTTGAAGTTTCTCCATCTTTCAAATTGAGTGACATTCTACTTGAGATTTGACTTAAGagctttttataaaataaaaaaaaattatttaaatggTACTTTCCTTTTGGGTGAAATTCAAATTATACTTTCTAATTTAAGGAGTATGATAAACATTGCTATGAAATTCAAATCATAAGGAGTATGATAACATTTATATTAACATTTCTGTAAAATGtagttaaatttttttctttcttttaaaccTTCCCCATTTAAAACGATAATCTCCCAAGTTCCAAGTCCCGAGTCCTgaccatggtctaaaatatccataatatcccgatatttccatcgaaatttccgtgtttttggactaccgatatttctgatatcattgatattttagaccttgctaagtcactcatgtatcttaccatgcagtgtataaagtgtaaaatattgtactaattcattacatagaaatgattatggtgtgtttaaacttctttcattaattactacatattttctacactcacaatgtttgccagctcgctatataatcaacttaaatcaattatatttatcatgcaatgcatttcctttcaattttttgtgataaactaatagataattgactaaataaacattctgcaaagtttcaataaaaatttccaagtttttcttacaatttccgtggtttttattcaatttttatcgatatcgataacatcccgatatttccattgaaatttccaTATTTTTAGACTACCAATATTTTCGacatcatcgatattttatacttgGTCCTGACCCAGTTATATAATACAAACCAATCAGCCACCGAAGCCCCCACTTCCCCTtccacacacactctctctctcacattctCCGACGATGGcatcttcctctctcttccaATCTCCCCCTCTCTCCCTCAAACCCCAAAACCCCGCTTCCCACCACGCTCCAACCAAACCCCAATTCGCCACCACCATCAAATGCGTCTCCACCTCCACCCCTCCTCCCTACTCCTCCTCCGACCACCCTCACCACAACATTCGCGACGAGGCTCGCCGCCACAACACCACCCACTCCCACCACTTCTCCGCCCGTTACGTTCCCTTCAACGCCCACCCATcttccgccgccgccgccgagTCCTACTCCCTCGACGAGATCGTCTACCGATCCAACTCCGGCGGCCTGCTCGACGTCCAGCACGATATGGCCGCCCTCAAAAACTACGACGGAAAGTACTGGCGAGACCTCTTCGACTCCCGCGTCGGCAAGACCACCTGGCCCTACGGCTCCGGCGTCTGGAGTAAGAAGGAGTGGGTCCTACCCGAGATCGACAGCGACGACATTGTCTCCGCATTTGAAGGTAACTCCAATCTCTTCTGGGCTGAGCGTTATGGCAAACAGATTCTGGCCATGAACGATTTGTGGGTCAAACACTGTGGGATCAGCCACACTGGAAGTTTTAAGGACTTGGGTATGACTGTTTTGGTCAGCCAAGTGAACCGGCTGAGGAAAATGAACCGCCCAGTGGTCGGCGTGGGCTGTGCCTCCACTGGAGACACATCCGCTGCCTTATCAGCCTACTGCGCCGCAGCTGGGATACCCTCGATTGTGTTTCTACCAGCGAATCGAATATCTCTGGCTCAGCTGGTTCAGCCCATTGCCAATGGGGCCTTTGTGCTGAGCATTGATACTGATTTCGATGGGTGTATGCAGTTGATTCGAGAAGTCACAGCGGAGCTGCCGATTTATTTGGCTAATTCTTTGAACAGTTTGAGATTAGAGGGTCAGAAAACCGCTGCAATTGAGATTTTGCAGCAGTTTGATTGGGAAGTGCCGGATTGGGTCATAGTTCCAGGGGGAAATTTGGGTAACATATATGCTTTCTACAAAGGATTTCATATGTGCAAAGAGTTGGGACTGGTCGATAGGATTCCTAGGCTCGTTTGTGCCCAAGCTGCAAATGCGAACCCGCTGTACTTGCATTACAAGTCAGGGTGGGATCAAGAGTTCAAGCCCGTGAAGGCGAACACTACGTTTGCATCCGCAATTCAAATAGGCGATCCTGTTTCGATAGACAGAGCCGTGTATGCGCTGAAGAAGTCGAATGGGATTGTGGAGGAAGCCACTGAGCAGGAGTTGATGGATGCCATGTCTCAAGCAGACTCCACTGGCATGTTCATATGCCCTCACACTGGTGTGGCATTGGCGGCATTGATTAAGCTTCGGAACCAAGGGATCATAGGCACTAACGACCGGACTGTGGTGGTGAGCACGGCTCACGGGCTGAAATTCACGCAGTCGAAGATTGATTATCATTCAAATGATATCAAGGATTTGGCTTGCAAGTATGCTAACCCGCCGGTGCAAGTGAAGGCGGATTTTGGGTCCGTGATGGATGTTTTGAAGAAGTACTTGTTGAGCAAGGCACCGAAGAATTAGTTGCTGAGTGTGATCTGCTCAAGTAATCATGTAGTCTTATGTTATTGTTATTTGGTTACTAGGAATTGGTTGAGTCTGTGTGTTCACTTTTTTGGTTCGGTTCCTCAATGGTTATAGGTTGAGCAACTATTTTGGCTTGTTTGTAGAACTCAGGGGAACAATTCTGAGGCAGCATCGCCAATTTTTGTATGAGTTAATTATCATTCGAATTCCATCATAGTTTTCTTCATGGTGAGTTTCTTTCTGCCCCCTTGAGATTGTTTCTCTAGAAAACATTTATATGCTCATAACTTGGGCTGGTTTTCTGTTTAGGTTTCCGTTTGGTACCCAAACCGAAAACCAGTTACCGAAAATCGAAACCGAATAACTTGGgaataagaaacaaaaaccaaaaccaaaccaaaattttagaTTTACCGAGAATTGGTAAAACCGAAATAAAAACCGTTTTTGATcggtttggtaaactgaaattaCATTCTTCTATGGATTCAACGgaggattcgatgatgaaaatgCAGATTCGACAGAGAATTGCAAGAGGAATCGACGGAATTTTGCCCAGAATTGTAGGGGAACTTGACAGAGGAGAACTGAAGAAATCCCGGGTAGGATTCACCTTAAATTGCTTCAGAAACACTTCTCTTTTTAAACTACTTAGAACCCAGatgattagaaatttagaattagTAAAATTATATCAGACCTCCGTCGAATCCAAAGTAAAGTACGAGTGACCGGGAAAGTATAGGATTAATAATGAGGGTATTAAAGGGCAAGTAGGAGTGGCtggaattgaagaaaaaatgagagaaaatcaatCAAAGTAGTTTGAACATGTGAACCAATGATCTACAGATGCTTCAGTTAGAAAATACAACTATGAGACGGAAGTTCAAGGCAAAATGGTACATGAAGACTTAGGAAGTCTTGGAAAAagactttaaaaaaaatgtggagTACTTAAAATTAATAGAAGATTTGGCACAAAATCAAGCACAATGACACTCTACGATTCATACAGTCGACCACACTTAGTAGGATATGACTTGGTGGTTGTTATTATACAATTATATCAAACCGCAACCAATTTTAAAATGCCCAAATCGAAACCCTTAAATCAATTCCTAAGTCTCCAAattgaaaaccctaattcaattTCAAAATACTTAATTTTTCCATAAAAAAGAAACACGAAATTATTCCGAGTTAGAGTGAAAATTCTTACCTTCAAGCTTGTACGACGAGAATGGCCGTTGCAGATGGCCATTGATGGTGGGAATGCTTGGAGAAGTTGCAGAGAAGAAGCTTGTATGACGTCAGAGTGGTGTGGCGTGGCA is a genomic window of Malus domestica chromosome 09, GDT2T_hap1 containing:
- the LOC139187794 gene encoding uncharacterized protein, with amino-acid sequence MTELPLTGIKGLKLGISSSQIMPPRRESRRTSEPNFPDITQLGEAMAQAFQNAIRPPPPPQRTPLETMYNLKLDRFMGNEGHEGAEKWLDHIEKTFQVMQSQGNFPANRWVETTTWFLGREPAGWWRNQTQFMSPEMAADCEVFKENFKKRFVPPEYIDRKKQEFTRLKQSNMSAHEYYRKFTDLSHYDPDTTGNQVKMLRRFKMEDSDNLPSDSEDDEDKNDGQKKDDKGKGIPIPGPRKMQNFKKSGVSSSSSSGGYSITGPMRGGGRFSGGPRFQRQRDSGGAGGSGAPWCRRCNFRHYGECMRGGGACYTCGQMGHRAS